Below is a genomic region from Medicago truncatula cultivar Jemalong A17 chromosome 3, MtrunA17r5.0-ANR, whole genome shotgun sequence.
aaactgctattaaaccaattagaaaataacattttagaaaatgaaaaatagaaaatatttttcagaatCAAACAAGTCCTTGAGAAATATTTAGAAgaaacctttttaaaaaaacctaTTCTAAAcgatttttctacatttttattttcaatgacACAATTTAATCCATGTAACTAGCCTCAACTATAACATAACATTTTGTGGTTATTGTCACTGTTTTAATACAAATCATAGAAAAACCATGTCaacttatatataaaaaaattgttaccatTCTATGCTTCTTAAATTTGATAATTCCTTTGCTAGAATACTTTATATGCATTTAAAACCTTTGCAATCATACATtgcttctttaatttatatagacACTAATATTTGCATTTTCATAACTTTGACATTGCAGGGCCTTCTTTCATGTTTCAAGCACTGGACTGTTCTGGGCATTGTTGCTAGGAATTGTCATAGCAGCATTGCTTCCACGTTTggttgtaaaatatatttatcaatattattttcctAGTGATATTCAAATTTCTAGAGAAGCTGAAAAGATGAGAGAATATCAAAGAGTTGCTGAAAATGGACAAATAGAAATGCTTCCTATATCATATCATCAACCAAGATAAGagaaataatcaattttttttttattttgttaattttgtaaaGTTGCATATACTTTAGGATACTTCATAGTATTTCTCTATGTTGCGGATTTCATTGTTAACTATCCGAAggatagagtttttttttgttacactttagagttttgttatgttttcatTCTTCTATgtccatagtttttttttttttttttttagggacgtGTGTCCATTGTTTGTTATGTTGTAAATTACCATTGATTATAGAAGGAAGGAAATATTTGATTACATTGCATAATATAAGAATTGATAGATGTACCCTTTCGTTggtaacaaaatatatatattagatatGTAAATTCAAAGTTACGTTGGAAGGATAAAGTTTCTTCCAACTATAAGACTGTAAGTTATGTTTGCGTGAGAGGCAATGCTACAAAATTAAGAACATATTTTTCCTTAAatatgtaatccaaagtgataaaaaaaataaagttttttttttttgttgacaaaatgtgTATACTTACTCTTATGACTTTAATCAAGCTAGATTATAATATATTTCGGCTAAAGAATAAGGAGTTAAAGATCCTGCGTTCAAATCGAGACGAACgacaaaaaattaatctaacaataaattactaatataaaattagtatttaataatttaaattcaaaaaagACCTTTATTAAGCCAATAAACTTAAGTTATCTAACCAAGTTTAGTGAgggtaattaaataattttggtGGTGATTAACTTTCCTAGATTAGTAGTAGTAGATAGTGGTGGAATGTAAATAGAAGAGAACAGCATGTCAACGAAGATCGATTAAAAGATTAGATCATCTGTAATACCTAATTTTCAATGGTCAATGAAGACCAAATGCACATTGAACATCTAGAAGACTAGAACAGCATGTCAAGATCATAATTGACAATGTCATAAACACACAGACTTCATATATCCCATTGCAAATAAATTCTTGCATATAGTGACAAGGATGGttccaatatattttttttaatattaattgattttttttaacacatttaatattaattgatatgtttatattttctatCTTATCAAGATTTAAACTTTAAATATTTAACTCCTTAACTCGAGTAATCATTTGTCAATCTATATTTCATTTTAcgaggtatatatatataatcgaaaatcaatattcattggtGTAAACCAATTTAAAGTAAAGATTAGTttagtgtgtgtgtatataatcGAAATCAACTCAATCAGCTTAGCTAATTCAAGTTCGTTTCGGTTTTCAAAACTGTACACTCTAGTAAATTGTGGGAGTGCATATAGTAACTTTCTTGTATTCATTTGAAAAAGCCCAATTTGTTTATCGCATAAATGTAAGTTAAAATAGCTAACAGTGTACCTCATCAAATTATTCCTTTGAGAACACACAGTGAAGTAAAACGACGAAGCGTTCTTcgttttgttcttcctttcggaacttcttcattcttcaaacGTGTAAGTTTTCTATAACACTGATTTTAGCTTCACTTTAATTTTAACCttctttgttgttattgttgttgaaataattttagGGTTTAGTTCATTgtggtgtttgattttgaatttgagtTTATTGAACTAAATGTTAGGTTTTGGGATTtattgatttgtgtgatttttttttatttttttttattttttatctcagCTTTAAATTGAACTatgcttttgaaaaatatgatCTTAGAGTTAAGTTCATTGCGTTGGATATGATTTTGACTTTGAGCTGATTGAACTAAATGTTAGTTTtagttctttcttttatttcttttcataaaaatgtaattttttgttgtggGGTTATTTATTTGTGTGATTTTTGAAGACTAGTTTAAGATTGAACTATACTATAGAAGATGTTGTATATTTGAAGTTGAATTTGAAGATTAGTTTAAGATTGAACTATACTATAGAAGGTGTTGTATATTTGAAGTTGAATTGGTGCTTGTTTGTTTCTGATATGGTAGCTAGTAAAAcccttatttttgtttgttactaggggtctgtttggataaacaacttatttgcagcttataacactaagtgcttatcatgataagcggcTTACGTATAagcttgcataagctatttttgtaGCAACAACAagaccaagccttatcccactaagtggggtcggctacaagctatttttcttgtaaaagatgaaataacattaaattattttgatttatgttatatgttgtttttataagctaaattggagaacttatgaacaTATGAAAGTAAGTTGAAAAAAGATTATGGAAAttgtcataagctattttcataagttttccCAAACAGTCATACAACTTATGCACTAGATAAGCTCGAATAAGCCAATCTAGACAGACCCTAGATCAAATTCGTAGGGTCCCAAAAAATAGAGAGGGACTCAATGATTCGTTGGATCTAAGGTGAATTTTAGTTGATAAGCAGTAAGAACAAGTAATCGAGAATGTGTTGTTAACATTCTCTGTTTATCTTTAGGAGCTTCTTTAGAAAGGTTTTtgaaagaataagaaaaaaaactattaggAGAGTAACTATCTGGTTGTTATCGTGCTAATTGATCGCAGTTTCTTGGGGAAAAGTTGTGGTTGCTGTTATGTGATTGTGTTTGGTTATACAGTCgcaagaattgattttgattgaaatgatttcgtgatataattgattttagttaaaagtgggttcaagataaaattgttatgttttggaTATGTTCCCTGGCACCTGCTGTAGCGGGAAAGTGTAATGACACTAAAATGATAACAGAATTTGTTACTGTTTTATTGAACCATCAACAATGATGAATGACCAACTCCTAGTGTATTAATTAGGAAGAATAGAAACCAAATACAACGTAGGGACTGTTGAAGAAGTGGGAAACAAGATGCTAGGTAGAAGAATAAGCAGGGGAAAGAAGAATTCAGATCCAGAGGGAGGAGGTTTACCTCACACATATTCCACACACTTCTTCCGTACACGCATTCGGCTATATAGTCTCAAACACATTCGGCTATATAGTCTCAAACTCATTCGTTGTGTGtattgttaaatagttttattgtatatgtaaaatgaaaataaatgtttttctGTGTCTAGAACAGTACCCAACTTGCCGACTTGGTCACTTGGGTTTTTTAACTGATATCATAACAGAGGGCTTTAGCCTTTAAGTTTACATGTGTGTCTTATATCCATGTCTAGCTGGATTTTTAAAGGTTAGGGTTGTGCTTATAATTATCAACTTCTTTAGCTGCATAGCAAAGCAGCTATACAATGCTCCTTAATGAATTCGTCTAGCGGGATGAAATATTAACCATAGAAGCTACCAACTACTATTGTATAAGATGTCATCTTCATTGTTGTAACCTCTTTATTACCAATATTCAGCCACGAAATAAGGGCCCGATTGCttgtgtttttaaaaaataatgttaaaaattattataataaaatgtaGGTTTTCTACTAACAAAATGGCAAAACTTCGAATGAGTTTGTTTTAATGCTTTTCTCATAAGCTAAATATAACaggttcacaaaaaaaaaagctcaaATGGTAAGCTATATgacaaaatttctttttgttatctTAAACAAATGGACTCTATTTAGGAATCAAAAATAACTTTTCTGACTTGTTCCAACTTGTGGTCACCATAATATATTTCATATTGATCTGATTGTTTTAATATTCCTAGAATTATCTAATCTATGAGTTTACAAGGTTATGAAGATTTTCATTGCATTTGCTTAGCAGAAAGGAAGCACAAATGTTAGTAATCAAATGATGTGAGGGATAGAGGTAATAGGGTAAGGGCAATTAGAGATCATAGCCATGATGTAGTATTTTGTATTGATTAAAAGATATGAAATTATACACTCCTACTCAAATATTAGCAACAAAATGCATGAATTTGTTGGACTCAATATAGGCAAATGTCAATTGATCTATCCATATTTAATGCTATTgtttcaaaaatacccttaattaatTCCTTAATGTTATAAAGAGATATGACTAGTTATAATTAGGGTTAGGTTAGTAAATCATTTACATGAAAGAAATTACTTCTGCTGATAATTGAGTCTGAAGTGAGTACATGATTCCCTTATTATAGAATTCCTATGCATCAATTATGTGACAAACTCCCACTAGAATTGTAACTACTAACTTCTTCACTCAAACTTCTATTAAACTTTGAAACAGTAGCCGCATCTTATTGAATCCTGTTGTGTTTGAAAGTTCACTGACATCTAGTggtaatttatgatttttttattcaacttttttgaatttttatattttattatgtctAAAATAACTGATGCTGCTAACTTTTAAAATGCCATATTATAGCTGTGTCATGTccgaaatatttttttaatttagtttatcAATGTGTCGTATCCTTTTGCACCCATGTAATATGTTGTATACCTGCTTTCAAGGTGTCTGGCCACTGGCACTGCACTCCGCTATTAACTATtatgttttatataaatctttggTGTTTGGTTTCTGATTGGGTCATCGAAAACTTACAATGCCTTATTCTGATCTTTGAAGTAACGAGTACGatattaaatttgtaaaatCTACTATTACACCTGTAATTTTGATGTTATCGTCCATGTCCAAAATCAGGATGATAGTTCTTTTGAGATCACTAAATGATCATGATGATATTAACTTGAAAGTAATTTTGAGATTactaaatgatcatataatgaTATTAACGTGAAAGTTCTTGATTTCATAATTTCTTTGGCTCCCTGGTTTCATCAATATAGGAGCTAATGTTAATTTAGTCTAAAATCTGTTTAGCTCTTATgtgtcatttacttgtgtctCTGTATGCTAGGTATTAAAATTGTATTTGCTTCATGGCtttatttgttgtttgtgtTGGTCCGTTGGAGAATGATGCATTTACCTTTCAATTTTTTGTCCTTGATGGTAATctgattatgattgaaatgcatTTGCTGAATCTATAAACAGTAGACATTTTTCATTCTAAAGTATATTTTGAAGAACTCTTTCGGTCTGAGGTTCTTGTATAGAGTTTTATATGGAATGTATAAAGTGTGAAGTTTTACAATCTTTTTAGACTTCCTTTAATGTTATTTGTTCgattatgaatgtatatgtcATTGCATCTTTCTCTATACATCTCTTTGTAGAATGGATAATACTGTAGCAATATTTTATCGTGATATAAATGAATGAAAAGTCGGAAAATCTTTCAAGTATTATCCTAGCATACTTTTGTTACTTCTTTTTATTACTCACTTTTCTTTCTTTACCTTGAGGagagtttattttcatttgtgtaGAATCATGGCTAGTAAGGCCGAAGATCGCAAGGAGCCAGTAAATGAACAAGCAGTTGCAAATATGTATGCAGCTATGAGGTCAGACCTCAACCAAATATACACCAAAATAACGGAACTTGAAATGGAAGTCAGCGAGCACTCGTTGGTTCTTAATGCCATTCAGCCGCTGGACCAATCTAGACGATGCTATCGAATGATCGGAGGGGTGCTTGTGGAAAGAACCATCAAAGAGGTCTTGCCTGCTGTGCAGCGAAATAAAGAAGGACTTGAAGAGGTTGTTGCAAGGCTCAACGAGACAttggaaaagaagaaaagggaAATTGCTGAGTTTGAGACTAAATATAAAATCCGGATGAGGAAGGCAGATGCTGAGGTGAACGATGAATCTGGTAAGAAGGAAGGTTCTGCACAAGGAGTACTTGTGGGCCCTGCGGGTGGGAGCGAGTGACATTTCTAATCGTATTATGTTTCCTCAAACGAATGACTTGAAATTTTCTGCCCTCTTTCACAGTAATTGGTTGTGGCTGTATGATGGATGGTTTTTGTAGAGGTATTAGTCTAAAACTTGATATGATCTTCATTTTAATTGATTTCAGCTGAAGTAAACTTATCTTCAATGGTTCAAGATGCAAATATGCTGGTGTAGATTTTTGTATGCACTAGATCATATAATGATATTATCGATATTAAATTGTGCTGTAGAAGCATATTTTGTGATAGAagttttttgaaacaaaatgctAAACTTGGAAGAATATTATGACATATTAAGAGTTTCATGTTAAAAATAGTTGGAAAAATTTAGTGTGTTGTGCAAGGGTGTATATCCTTAAGTTGCAAAGCTTATATTTATTGCTTAAACTGTGGGATTCACTTGCAAATGTATGCATTTCAACCCTATTTTGTTCCACCCTTGATAGATATTATACTAGGAATTTGCAGGATTGTCTCTACAAGGACAAGGATAAGATATGGGTCCATTTGTTATagatttaaaataaatgatcTTTCCTttgtatttctaaaaatatattttttgtaaatttactcaaaaataatttgttacaagtcaaaaaagagattttgataTTCATCAAcctaaatactccctccgttcaaACTTATGtcattttagcaaaaaaaaaatgttttaattttattgagcAATTATTTTACCAATTTTTATGATctcaataaaattttacattattttaccaatttttcctttgttttacCAATGTTATTGAGCAATTATTTCATTAATTCAGTGTATTTGCTCACCTACGGTGTACTTATAATGGATACTAGATTGATGACCCGTGCGTCGCACGGGTCTTATGAgctaaaatcatttcaaaatttaccattcactttctttaattttgcaattttttgacaaaatttaccATTCTTTTTTAATGTgtgaaataatcaaataaaaaaaaaatcttgtgagACTTGATCGATCATATTTGCTGTAAGTGCATTAATATATGAATAGGTGCTTCAATTACCCTTATTCTAGCATTTACATGGATACCATTAACAATTGTTCCCTTCATCAAAGATAAATTTGTATTACTATCAAGGGGTatgtttgaagagaaaaaactcaaaacacatattatgtttaaaaaaatagggACTTATATTAAAGTATGCAATTTATAATAAACAAAGTTTATAATTAGAGATAGATGGACAAAACATAAGCTAAATCATATTAGCATTTAGTTCTATTGGTCTAATGTGTTTACTTACTGTATAgctatctatatttttttttacaatgctATCTAATTATAATGAAATGCAAAAAAAGTTATATGTCAGAATTCTAGTTTCAATGTGATCATTTAATCCATGATTTTACTTATCATGATACCGCCATGTATATACCATATTGATGTAGTAAATGTAGTTACAGATTATCACATAACTAATGCATTTCAAGTGGGTTtccttgaagaaaataaaaaggattttaAATGGGTTATTTATTTGTGCAATCAAAGTGATTGATATTACTATACTCTAacttaaaaacatcaaaatctcTAATATCACGTTTGATCTAGCTTGTTCAACTTAAAGCTCTTTTGTAAGGCTTTTACTTCATCAAAACTCAGTCTTCTTTTCATCTCCAACATTAAGCTACCATGTTCATTGCGTTATTATCTTGCTCCAAGCCATTTTACATTAGCGGAAACTATCATCTTCATATTGTGCTTCATTACTCCGATTCACACCTACTATGGTAAGGAATAAAACCAATTGGAAATTTTGAATCAAACATGAAGCATAACTTAATTGTTAAATCAGATGGCTTGTAAAAGCAACACAAAGTTGGACTTAGTCattctttcaaatttaattttattatcaatatgCAATCAGACGAAACCTAAACTGTTAAAAAGACTAAAACCTCCAACACAAACCTCGTTAGCTTCAATAAGGTCCTCAATCTACATCCCTCCTAGTGTTGAGAAGATCATTGCTCAAAGGAACAAAATTATGTCCAGATATACTACTAACACCATGTGTCACACGAATTTCTGCATTTCGCATCCTAATAGAATATAGAAAAACATCCATCAGAAAATACATGTGattcatttgttataaaaatataaaaaactaaagACACGGTTTTAAGTTTTTACTTAGATTTGTAATCAGCAAATTCAGGATAATCCCCGTTAATGATCAATTTTGTTCCAAAAAAGGAATTTGAAACTTCCATCATACCTTTCCAACAAAATGACACATGATCAGTGGtatgaaaacctttttttttttttttattttttttttattttttttttttataaataataaacaatataaaCTAACTCAGATCAATCTACACTCAAGTATTTCCGTTGCTTGCAGTACTGCATTAAGATAGATGGCGTTGACATGTCATGGCCCTCCATATACTGCAAGAACTTATCAGCGTAATTACCCCACAAGGAGCAATGAACTCGACGATTTCTGTGGAATGTAAACAACATATCAGTAAATGAAGATGATTATGCTATATGGAATGAAACAGTTGCAAGGTAACTCACTCAAGATCCTCGAGAGTAAGATCAATGACCCTGCTCTTCCAGCCATTTTTTTCTGTCTCCCTCAGCGCATCCTTTTCAACTATGTGACCAATCACATCTACACCAAAACAAATAGGTCATAAAAttgaaaacacaacaaaaatacaGTGGAAATTATTACATTTACTGTAAAGTGCATTACCAACTATCTTTTCCTCAACTGTTGAAGCCAGGATTGATTCAaaagattcaaaatcaaaactgttCAGTGGTATATTAGGCTCATTCTGGATTTTTATCCACTAGAGTTCTGCATCAtggtaattttatatttatgccTTGTTAGCTTGAAAGGACCTTCATTGAAACCAATCATGATTTGTTCTAGCTCGTACTGTGATCTCTCACTTATCTTGGCCTGAAAACTTTTCACCAGAGACTTCCTTACGGTAGCATGAATCTTGTCAGcctttatgaaaaaacaaatgggAATAATATTAGTCATTTTAAAACGCACAGAAACATATATaaacgtaatttttttaaaacctacAATCTAATTGTAAGCTGGATGAAAGCCTTATTTTAAGGCTATTAGCAAGGAAATACGAAAATATAGAAATCTGCATTTTTTTAAACGCATAATCTAAAAGAGTGAAATGGCTGAAAGCCTTATTTTAAGATTAATAGCAAGGAAACACTATAATATAGAaatctgcattttttttaaacgcACAACCTAAAGGAGTGAAATGGCTGAAAGCCTTATTTTAAGGTTATTAGCAAGGaaacataataatatattaatgcaCTAAAAAGGAATGTTAATAATGCATAAGGTTATAGTTAAGTTGTTACAAAGACATTAAAAATAAGCACCATAATTTTAAATCGAGCAAACTGTATTCACATTAATATCTGTATATGATTAGGCAAAGACCaatgaaaaatttgttttgtattttccATAAGTGCGTAAGAAAGATTCATTCACACTATCATCTGATTGGTTAAAACGTCAAAAGAGATCCATGGTgattacaataatttttaaactGTATAACAATTAGTAGTTATGATGATTGCATACATTTAGATTTTAGATAACAATTAGTAGTTATGATGATTGCTGAAAAGTAATATTCAAAATGTTTTTCAGCATAGTTATAGAAACaaattgaaagagaaataaCACCTTCCACAAagtataatgttttttattagatttaAGTTCAAAATTAATCAAAGTTGAATCATAATTTTCGCTGCTAGATATATCTGTCACGGCTGGATGAATTGGAGAGATTGATAATGGCAGCAAGGGCGGTGGTGCCAACATCGGAAGAGGAAGTAGCAACAATCACAACATAGAAAAAGAGTCTCTAATTGCCCTTGTAATTTCCTTTATCAGATATCTCTATCAATTCCTCCATATattatcaaacacaaaattacatATCAAACTCAAAAATCCTAACCTCCGTtgatttttccaattttttgaATCTTAACCTTGaaagacaaaataataatcaccactttaataaaaaaaataacccaaaaaaataatcagaTGCAGAACAAAATTGAAACATGTACAATAATAAATTAGGAGAAAGTGTAAACCAAATGAGAAGAAGGAATGTAAATATTACCTGTGAAAAGATTGAACCATGTCGGCGGAATCTTCACTGCTGCAATCATCCTTCTTTTCTGTTGTTCGCTAACCATCATCAACGATTTTCTCCGCTATCCGCTGTCGTCGACGAATTTCGTAAATTTGAAatctttttcgttttttttttatctgggTTTTCGTTTTTGTAAGGAGGGAAGTGAAACCCTAACCGCGGTGATGGTTTTAGCGAAGAAAATAACACCGACATCATTAATTTATCTCCATCGGAGTTGACGGATTCAGCGGCGGCGGTGATGAAAATGTTTCCGACGCGGTGGTCAACGACAGTGGTGCAAAGCAAATGGGTTTTGTAGAGGACGAAGAAATGAAGACGATGTTTTTACTTTAGAGGATTGAAATGAaggcagaagaagaagaagaatggtttttgtgagagagagagagagagtggtgATATGATTTAGGGGCTTGGTCAATTTTTTGCTGTTAAATTTTTGCTTTGGAAAATATCATTGTTATTAATAACATATATTGGTAAGTGCTAGTAggttttcaataaaataatttgaaattcaaattcccAAACACTTTATAGCcaaaaaattttagggttatctCATTTAGCATTTAATGCTGTAATTTTTGAGCTAAATTTCTAGGGTTAAGTTGTTGCAACCTAATAAGATTAAGGAGTAAGggatttattcattttgttaaaTCAATGATAATCGTCCTGGTGAGCTTAGCGCAATTGGTAGGGagaatgcataatatatgaaagATCCAGGgtacaaataaaatcaatgatGACCACTTTGGAAACTACTCGTAACTCATTAATACATTGGACTATGTATGTgacattttattcattttttttaggtgCGACCTGATTTCGTCATTTTCAAAGAACAATactttaattagttttttacaaaaacaaaacgatattcattcattcagaTTGATCGAgtaacatcgctaaaaacgtaaaaagtGAATTTACGAATAAACTCACAAAACCTAAGTTAATCgcataaaacaacaacatcagaCAACGAGACACGACATGAAGACAAGACAcgaaatcaaacgccgcacaagacgacgaataatcacacacacacaaaaaaaacacaagaaaaaactCTAAATGTGgaaccacttatttagattgaaagaaaagggaaaaaaagatgCAGAGGAGTGAttctagataaaaaaaaaaaaaaaagacctaaaACCACTTCTCCTCAATgaatgaaggagaaagaaaacttagagagaatgtggagtttctctcactatAAAACTAGAGCCGACTACTTTAATtagtctctaaaaataataataatatgtacaCATTTGTTCTTCAATAAATTTCACCCAAATTTGAGTGGttagtttttttccttttcgaataattaaattatttcattgTGTTATAtcataaaacatattttgattCAATGTTAGAATGTAAAGAACCTATTTCCAAACAATGTAGTTCCGTTGAAAGtatctatttttgtttgatgCTTGTTACAAAATCAGATACCTACAAAAGATAGTATGGTAAGACAATGAATTATTCAATTGTATTTGAATGTTTGTGTTACTGCTGCTGTCTAGAGAAAAACATTGATCAATTGTTTATGGGATGCGACTTTTTTGAGAGCATTTTGGTTCTTACTTCTTAGCTAGACAATGGTTGAGTATTCATTTGGTGAACGCTACATCTGTCTAaccatattttgtattttagtgCGCTAGgaggatttttttaaaaaatata
It encodes:
- the LOC11405379 gene encoding probable prefoldin subunit 2; amino-acid sequence: MASKAEDRKEPVNEQAVANMYAAMRSDLNQIYTKITELEMEVSEHSLVLNAIQPLDQSRRCYRMIGGVLVERTIKEVLPAVQRNKEGLEEVVARLNETLEKKKREIAEFETKYKIRMRKADAEVNDESGKKEGSAQGVLVGPAGGSE